The following proteins are encoded in a genomic region of Glycine max cultivar Williams 82 chromosome 18, Glycine_max_v4.0, whole genome shotgun sequence:
- the LOC113000147 gene encoding protein MAIN-LIKE 1-like, with product MVVGIGLSPLLVCSIDTGDQGLISSFVERWHRETSSFHLSMGEISIMLDDIATLLHLSIVGALRDFQPLCIDEAMLLLVELLMVSPEVVMAEIGQCGRPYVRLQWLRDIYQRKCQTQHKTTITRTYLLHLFCTLFANKSATHVHVVHLHALRDLTLVGRYAWGAAGLVHMYDQLNDASLSTSRQLAGYITLLQSWIYEHFLSVAECNADPDYDEPRQIPQVPDDPVRSDVEEPRHVVEACDVIADRLERHLSLGVVMSGT from the exons ATGGTTGTTGGGATAGGATTAAGTCCTTTGCTCGTGTGTTCTATTGACACTGGCGATCAGGGACTTATATCCTCCTTTGTCGAGAGGTGGCACCGGGAGACTTCTAGTTTCCACCTTTCTATGGGGGAGATTTCGATAATGCTGGATGACATCGCGACTCTTCTCCATCTGTCAATCGTTGGCGCACTGCGTGACTTCCAGCCTCTGTGCATTGACGAGGCAATGTTGCTCCTGGTTGAGTTACTTATGGTCTCACCAGAGGTGGTCATGGCCGAGATAGGCCAATGTGGCAGACCATACGTACGCCTGCAGTGGCTGCGAGACATATACCAACGTAAATGTCAGACGCAACACAAGACAACTATCACTCGCACTTATCTTCTGCATCTTTTTTGCACTCtctttgctaataagagtgcaacccATGTTCATGTCGTACACTTACATGCCCTGCGTGACCTCACTCTTGTTGGGCGgtatgcatggggagctgctGGGCTCGTCCATATGTACGATCAGCTTAATGATGCCAGTCTCAGCACCAGTCGACAGCTTGCTGGTTACATCACCTTGTTACAG TCTTGGATATACGAGCACTTTCTGTCAGTTGCGGAGTGCAATGCTGATCCGGACTATGACGAG CCCAGACAAATCCCTCAGGTCCCGGATGATCCAGTCAGGTCTGATGTCGAAGAGCCCAGACATGTAGTG GAGGCTTGCGATGTAATCGCCGACAGGTTGGAGCGTCACCTCAGCCTAGGGGTAGTCATGT